In the Pseudoalteromonas ulvae UL12 genome, one interval contains:
- the fis gene encoding DNA-binding transcriptional regulator Fis yields the protein MFEQNVTSPFITNPHVQSHEKPQPLRDAVKKAVHHYLKQLNGQDVQDVYDLVLSELEAPLLEEVMTYTRGNQTRAAILLGINRGTLRKKLKKYGMN from the coding sequence ATGTTCGAACAAAATGTGACTTCTCCATTTATCACAAACCCACATGTTCAGTCACACGAAAAACCGCAACCATTACGCGATGCAGTTAAAAAAGCTGTGCATCACTACTTGAAACAGCTTAATGGCCAAGATGTGCAAGACGTTTATGACCTTGTTCTTTCTGAGCTTGAAGCACCATTACTTGAAGAAGTAATGACTTATACCCGCGGTAACCAAACGCGCGCGGCTATTTTATTAGGCATTAACCGTGGCACACTTCGTAAGAAGTTAAAAAAATACGGTATGAACTAA
- the purH gene encoding bifunctional phosphoribosylaminoimidazolecarboxamide formyltransferase/IMP cyclohydrolase → MDTLRPIRRALLSVSDKTGIVEFARALAAKGVDILSTGGTCKLLADNGIQVTEVSDYTGHPEIMDGRVKTLHPKIHGGILARRGTDEDVMAQNNISEIDMVVVNLYPFAETVAKEGCSLEDAIENIDIGGPTMVRAAAKNNKDVTIIVNAGDYDRVLAEMDANDGATTYQTRFDLAIAAFEHTAQYDGMIANYFGTKVPDYSENAAEHPESAFPRTINFQFKKKQDMRYGENSHQNAAFYVENDVSEASVATAKQLQGKALSYNNIADTDAALECVKEFAEPACVIVKHANPCGVSVGGNILEAYERAFKTDPTSAFGGIIAFNQELDANTAEAIVSRQFVEVIIAPSVSEDAAQIVAAKQNVRLLECGQWSGKTTGHDIKRVNGGILVQDRDLGMVTQGDLTVVSKRQPTEQELNDLMFSWKVAKFVKSNAIIYARDGMTIGVGAGQMSRVYSAKIAGIKAADESLEVKGSVMASDAFFPFRDGIDAAADAGITAVIQPGGSMRDDEVIAAANEHGMAMVFTGMRHFRH, encoded by the coding sequence ATGGATACACTTCGTCCTATTCGCCGCGCACTATTAAGCGTGTCAGACAAAACTGGTATTGTTGAATTCGCACGCGCTCTTGCTGCAAAAGGGGTTGATATTCTATCAACTGGCGGAACCTGTAAGCTTTTAGCCGATAACGGCATCCAAGTAACAGAAGTATCTGATTACACCGGTCACCCTGAAATCATGGATGGCCGTGTTAAAACACTGCACCCGAAAATTCACGGTGGTATTTTAGCTCGTCGCGGTACAGACGAAGACGTGATGGCACAAAACAACATTTCTGAAATTGATATGGTTGTTGTCAATCTTTACCCATTTGCTGAAACTGTAGCAAAAGAAGGGTGTAGCTTAGAAGATGCGATTGAAAACATCGATATCGGCGGACCAACCATGGTTCGTGCTGCAGCTAAAAATAATAAAGACGTCACAATTATTGTTAATGCTGGTGATTACGATCGCGTATTAGCAGAAATGGACGCTAATGACGGTGCAACAACATACCAAACACGTTTTGATTTAGCGATTGCTGCTTTTGAACACACAGCACAATACGATGGAATGATCGCCAATTACTTTGGCACTAAAGTGCCTGATTACAGTGAAAATGCTGCTGAACATCCAGAATCAGCGTTTCCTCGCACAATTAATTTCCAATTCAAGAAAAAGCAAGATATGCGCTATGGTGAAAATTCACACCAAAATGCCGCTTTTTATGTTGAGAATGATGTCTCTGAAGCCTCTGTGGCCACTGCAAAGCAGTTACAAGGTAAAGCACTTTCTTACAACAATATCGCTGATACTGATGCAGCCCTTGAGTGCGTCAAAGAGTTTGCTGAACCAGCTTGTGTGATCGTAAAACATGCTAATCCGTGTGGTGTATCTGTAGGTGGCAACATTTTAGAGGCGTATGAGCGCGCATTTAAAACTGACCCAACATCCGCATTTGGTGGCATCATAGCTTTTAACCAAGAGTTAGATGCCAATACTGCTGAAGCAATCGTTTCACGTCAGTTTGTTGAAGTGATTATCGCACCGAGCGTTTCTGAAGACGCGGCACAAATAGTTGCAGCAAAACAAAACGTTCGTTTATTAGAGTGTGGTCAGTGGTCTGGTAAAACAACCGGTCACGATATCAAGCGTGTTAACGGTGGTATCTTGGTACAAGATCGCGATTTGGGCATGGTGACGCAAGGCGATTTAACTGTTGTTTCTAAACGCCAGCCAACAGAGCAAGAGCTAAACGATTTAATGTTTAGCTGGAAAGTGGCTAAGTTTGTTAAATCAAATGCGATTATCTATGCACGAGATGGCATGACCATTGGTGTAGGTGCAGGCCAAATGAGCCGTGTTTACTCAGCCAAAATTGCAGGCATTAAAGCTGCCGATGAAAGTTTAGAAGTCAAAGGCTCTGTCATGGCGTCTGATGCCTTCTTCCCATTTCGCGATGGGATTGATGCAGCGGCAGATGCAGGGATCACCGCGGTTATTCAACCAGGTGGCTCAATGCGCGATGATGAAGTAATCGCTGCAGCTAATGAGCATGGAATGGCAATGGTCTTTACTGGCATGCGTCATTTCCGTCACTAA
- a CDS encoding class I SAM-dependent methyltransferase, whose amino-acid sequence MPRFKTALSATLALVLTACASTDINTLLTDASQDTLRSHENRGRDVYRHPIDTLTFFGLEPTMTVVEIWPGGGWYTDILAPALKEHGMYYAAHFPADSQVKYYQRALYSFDDKLKSNQAFSDVKVSEFYPGTHHSIAPAQSADMVLTFRNLHNWYMQRDLEGVNNAFQAFYTALKPGGILGVVDHRLPEDRDEKKAKRSGYVKESWVIALAEQAGFELIDKSEINANPLDTAEHEKGVWTLPPRLALGEQDAEKYRAIGESDRMTLKFRKPDNK is encoded by the coding sequence ATGCCACGCTTTAAAACAGCGCTTAGTGCAACTTTAGCTTTAGTCTTAACAGCTTGTGCCAGTACAGATATCAATACCTTATTAACCGATGCAAGCCAAGATACGCTTCGCAGTCATGAAAATCGAGGTCGTGATGTTTATCGCCACCCGATAGACACTCTGACATTTTTTGGTTTAGAGCCAACAATGACAGTGGTTGAAATTTGGCCTGGTGGCGGTTGGTACACCGATATTCTAGCCCCAGCTCTTAAAGAACATGGTATGTACTATGCCGCACACTTTCCAGCTGATTCGCAAGTGAAATATTATCAACGCGCGCTATATAGCTTTGATGATAAGCTCAAAAGCAATCAAGCGTTTAGTGATGTTAAAGTCTCAGAATTTTACCCAGGTACCCATCATTCAATTGCCCCAGCGCAAAGTGCTGATATGGTGCTTACTTTTAGAAATCTACACAACTGGTATATGCAACGTGATTTGGAAGGCGTCAATAACGCGTTTCAAGCTTTTTACACCGCACTAAAACCAGGTGGGATTTTAGGAGTGGTCGATCATCGCCTCCCTGAAGATCGAGATGAAAAAAAAGCTAAACGCTCAGGGTATGTCAAAGAGAGTTGGGTTATCGCTCTAGCTGAACAAGCAGGCTTTGAACTTATCGATAAAAGTGAAATTAATGCAAATCCACTTGATACTGCCGAGCATGAAAAAGGGGTCTGGACCTTACCTCCTCGCCTCGCTCTTGGCGAACAAGATGCTGAAAAATATCGCGCCATCGGTGAAAGTGATCGCATGACACTCAAATTTAGAAAACCAGATAACAAATAG
- the purD gene encoding phosphoribosylamine--glycine ligase produces the protein MNVLVIGSGGREHALAWKAAQSTKVNKVFVAPGNAGTALEAKLENIAIGVEDLDGLLAFAQQNAVALTIVGPEVPLVMGVVDKFRAAEMAIFGPTAGAAQLEGSKSFTKDFLARHNIPTADYQTFEQIEPALAYLAEKGAPIVIKADGLAAGKGVIVAMTEAEAEEAIRDMLAGNAFGEAGSRVVIEEFLTGEEASFIVMVDGKNVLPFATSQDHKRAYNQDQGPNTGGMGAYSPAPVVTDEIHQRIMNEVIHPTVEGMAAEGHPYTGFLYAGLMIDADGTPKVIEYNCRFGDPETQPMMLRLQSDLVELIEAANRVELDKTTIEFDSRAAVGVVLAAAGYPGDYPKGDVISGLKVDYAEGQKVFHAGTKQVGDDIVTAGGRVLCATALGHTVTQAQQAAYELVKEVHWAGVEYRTDIAYRAIEREKS, from the coding sequence GTGAATGTACTTGTAATTGGTAGTGGTGGTCGTGAACATGCACTTGCATGGAAAGCGGCACAATCAACAAAAGTAAACAAAGTATTCGTCGCGCCTGGCAACGCTGGCACAGCGCTTGAAGCTAAATTAGAAAATATCGCTATTGGTGTTGAAGACTTAGACGGGTTACTCGCCTTTGCTCAACAAAATGCGGTCGCCTTAACCATTGTTGGGCCAGAAGTCCCACTCGTAATGGGTGTAGTTGATAAGTTTCGTGCAGCTGAGATGGCCATTTTTGGCCCTACGGCTGGAGCGGCTCAATTAGAAGGCTCAAAGTCATTCACTAAAGACTTTTTAGCACGTCATAACATCCCAACTGCAGACTACCAAACTTTCGAGCAAATTGAGCCCGCTTTGGCTTACTTAGCCGAAAAAGGTGCACCTATCGTCATCAAAGCCGACGGTTTAGCCGCTGGTAAAGGTGTGATTGTAGCAATGACCGAAGCTGAAGCTGAAGAAGCCATTCGCGATATGCTCGCTGGGAATGCATTTGGTGAAGCCGGAAGCCGTGTAGTCATCGAAGAGTTTCTAACCGGTGAAGAAGCCTCATTCATTGTGATGGTTGATGGTAAAAATGTACTGCCGTTTGCAACATCACAAGATCACAAACGCGCTTATAACCAAGATCAAGGTCCAAATACAGGTGGCATGGGTGCCTATTCTCCTGCGCCAGTTGTAACCGATGAAATTCACCAGCGCATTATGAATGAAGTTATTCATCCAACGGTTGAAGGAATGGCTGCTGAAGGCCACCCTTACACTGGCTTTTTATACGCTGGTTTAATGATTGATGCTGACGGCACTCCAAAAGTAATCGAATACAACTGCCGCTTTGGTGATCCAGAAACACAACCTATGATGCTGCGTTTGCAATCAGATTTGGTTGAGCTGATCGAAGCTGCAAATCGTGTCGAGCTTGATAAAACAACGATTGAATTTGATTCACGTGCAGCGGTCGGTGTGGTACTTGCCGCAGCTGGTTATCCAGGTGATTACCCGAAAGGTGATGTGATCTCAGGGCTAAAAGTTGATTATGCTGAAGGTCAAAAAGTCTTTCATGCTGGCACTAAACAAGTTGGTGATGACATCGTCACCGCTGGCGGTCGTGTCTTGTGTGCAACAGCGTTAGGACATACCGTTACACAAGCGCAACAAGCTGCTTATGAATTAGTTAAAGAAGTTCATTGGGCTGGTGTTGAATACCGCACAGATATTGCCTACCGCGCCATAGAGCGTGAAAAGAGCTAA
- a CDS encoding EAL domain-containing protein, which produces MPVPNLIKYIIPAIILFILCMLISVMIGHIGDPTQRTINRTQIIYTQTAFFIDSDNKVTLNDHLRDPWLMVKDDWQHIPWSFEQHTYWLKITLTSRDPHDTQLFAHFDNPMLDELDVYQLDEHKNMIKQLALGDTRQGLTLAQRSIPTFDLILKAQSRTDLYIRIKTTGIAKTPIKIYNHDEYGRLKEKIHLIWGIFIGICVMIALYNLVLFFAIKDTVYLFYIGYIISVLVLMGVVLGFGHYIWPIPVMAFIHKYVIASNFTIAIFSLLFALSFLRYHTHKGRLYQISRNFLILMMLLTLLSFWLPEYQAAPLFFCCLGILYFLSFTLIGYKIRLGFRWAKFYIVSWIPLICTAPIQPLMLTGKIEYTFLTSYAFLIGVLLEIILMAMALADRMRYQKEKALYNATHEITTGLPNLNQLEITLESLQAQQRKFSLCVIEISNFNSIAPYISNQETDKLVLKVVNDISAQINLDRRFIPFEHKHGHPIKVAKARDGVLAILAHRFINLQALQLQLEKMQLTINKDLTLSGLFINLDTHIGVCDHPATTTLVSHIISQSFQALAQGKRAGKEICIYAEDEHFNVAQRLTLATDLQQAIRNNQLELYHQPQINLHNNTVEGSEVLLRWQHPTLGFIPPDQFIRIAEDTGVINELSLWVIETTFKQLKELLSHGFQQHKVSINISGKDITMRGFLTKVTNLIANHDIPSHLVNLELTESVMVSDFNLLSELMKAFSNMGVNVSVDDYGTGYSSLAYISQLPFNELKIDKSFILDLVESPRNLTIVKNTIDMAKHLNLTVVAEGVESNLVEQKLRDFNCDIVQGYHYSKPLPFNDYLTWLDNYQKHVINQVY; this is translated from the coding sequence ATGCCAGTACCCAATTTAATCAAATACATCATTCCAGCGATCATTCTTTTTATCCTGTGTATGTTAATTAGTGTCATGATAGGGCATATCGGTGATCCGACCCAACGCACCATCAACCGCACGCAAATCATCTATACGCAAACAGCCTTTTTTATCGATTCTGACAATAAAGTTACGTTAAATGATCATCTTCGCGATCCTTGGTTAATGGTCAAAGATGATTGGCAGCATATTCCTTGGAGTTTTGAACAGCACACTTATTGGCTAAAAATCACTCTAACCAGTCGTGACCCTCACGATACACAGCTTTTTGCCCACTTTGACAACCCCATGCTTGATGAACTCGATGTGTATCAGCTCGATGAGCATAAAAATATGATAAAACAATTGGCGTTAGGTGATACACGCCAAGGGTTAACGCTTGCACAGCGCAGCATTCCAACATTCGATTTAATATTAAAGGCCCAGAGCAGGACTGACTTATATATTCGTATAAAAACCACAGGGATAGCCAAAACCCCAATCAAAATTTATAACCACGACGAATATGGACGCTTAAAAGAAAAAATTCATTTAATTTGGGGGATCTTTATTGGTATCTGCGTGATGATCGCCTTATACAACCTTGTCTTATTTTTTGCCATAAAAGACACTGTTTATCTATTTTATATTGGTTATATCATTTCAGTCTTAGTGTTAATGGGTGTCGTGTTAGGTTTTGGTCACTATATCTGGCCAATACCTGTCATGGCGTTCATTCATAAATATGTTATCGCCAGTAATTTTACTATTGCCATTTTCTCGTTATTATTTGCTTTATCTTTTTTGCGTTACCATACCCATAAAGGTCGTCTGTATCAGATCTCGCGCAATTTTTTAATCCTAATGATGTTGCTGACACTGCTTTCTTTTTGGCTGCCAGAATATCAAGCGGCACCACTGTTTTTTTGTTGTTTAGGGATTTTGTACTTTTTAAGTTTTACGTTAATTGGCTATAAAATCAGGCTCGGATTTCGTTGGGCTAAGTTTTACATTGTTTCGTGGATCCCTTTAATCTGCACCGCTCCTATCCAGCCGTTGATGCTCACGGGGAAAATTGAATACACATTTTTAACCAGTTATGCTTTTTTAATTGGTGTGCTGCTCGAGATTATTTTAATGGCGATGGCTTTGGCTGACAGAATGCGCTATCAAAAAGAAAAAGCGCTCTACAATGCCACACATGAAATTACCACTGGGTTACCTAACCTAAATCAATTAGAGATCACACTTGAATCTTTACAAGCCCAACAGCGTAAGTTCAGCCTGTGTGTGATCGAGATCTCCAACTTTAACTCTATTGCCCCTTATATCAGTAATCAAGAAACAGACAAGTTGGTGCTTAAGGTCGTGAATGACATAAGCGCACAAATCAATCTCGATCGGCGTTTTATCCCTTTTGAACATAAACATGGCCACCCCATCAAAGTCGCAAAAGCTCGCGATGGTGTGCTCGCCATTTTGGCGCATCGTTTTATTAATCTACAAGCACTGCAGCTGCAGCTTGAAAAAATGCAGCTTACCATCAACAAAGACTTAACTCTGAGTGGACTGTTTATCAATCTCGATACACATATTGGCGTATGTGATCACCCTGCCACTACGACCTTGGTTTCCCACATTATTAGCCAGAGTTTTCAAGCTCTTGCTCAAGGGAAAAGAGCAGGTAAAGAAATTTGTATTTACGCTGAAGATGAGCATTTTAATGTTGCACAGCGGCTCACGCTCGCGACAGATTTACAACAAGCAATCCGTAATAATCAGCTCGAACTATACCACCAGCCGCAAATTAACCTTCATAACAATACCGTCGAAGGCTCTGAAGTGTTGTTACGCTGGCAGCACCCTACGCTAGGTTTTATTCCACCAGATCAGTTTATTCGCATTGCCGAAGACACAGGGGTGATTAATGAACTAAGTTTGTGGGTTATCGAAACTACATTTAAACAGCTAAAAGAGCTATTATCCCATGGGTTTCAACAGCATAAGGTGTCTATAAACATTAGTGGTAAGGATATTACCATGCGTGGTTTTCTGACTAAGGTCACCAACCTCATTGCAAATCACGATATTCCGTCACACTTAGTGAACTTAGAACTAACAGAATCTGTGATGGTCAGTGACTTTAATTTACTCAGCGAGCTGATGAAGGCTTTTTCGAATATGGGAGTGAATGTCTCAGTTGACGATTATGGTACTGGCTATTCGTCTTTAGCTTATATTTCACAATTACCATTTAATGAACTCAAAATAGATAAAAGCTTCATTCTCGACTTAGTTGAATCACCCCGAAATTTAACCATAGTTAAAAATACAATCGACATGGCTAAACATTTAAATCTGACGGTCGTCGCTGAAGGGGTAGAATCTAATCTCGTCGAGCAAAAACTAAGAGACTTCAATTGTGACATAGTACAAGGCTATCACTACAGTAAACCACTGCCATTCAATGATTACCTAACTTGGTTAGATAACTATCAAAAGCATGTAATAAACCAAGTTTATTAA
- a CDS encoding DUF2797 domain-containing protein → MQGTLKKLKSSLTTPIQYQLPIGDQVVDINPLIGKPLTLSFTGNIYCSHCAKKTKKSYAQGHCFVCMRKLASCDMCIMKPETCHHAQGTCKEPQWGEDNCMIPHYVYLANTSGLKVGITRHTQIPTRWIDQGATQALPIFKVQTRLQSGLVEVALAEFIADKTNWRNMLKGQNDVIDLKAAASELIPQIQDKLDELAQLFGATAIEVLNEEVVDLSYPVQVYPKKISSFNFDKDPSISAVLLGVKGQYLIFDTGVINIRKFTSYEVSIDF, encoded by the coding sequence ATGCAGGGTACATTAAAAAAACTCAAATCAAGTTTAACCACACCAATCCAATATCAACTACCTATCGGCGATCAAGTCGTTGATATAAATCCTTTAATTGGTAAACCACTCACTTTAAGCTTTACCGGTAACATTTATTGCAGCCATTGCGCCAAAAAAACTAAAAAAAGTTATGCGCAAGGTCACTGCTTTGTATGTATGCGAAAACTCGCCAGTTGCGATATGTGCATTATGAAACCAGAAACTTGCCACCACGCACAAGGAACATGTAAAGAGCCTCAGTGGGGTGAAGATAACTGCATGATCCCACACTATGTTTACCTTGCGAATACTTCCGGATTGAAAGTCGGCATTACCCGACATACCCAAATCCCTACTCGCTGGATTGATCAAGGAGCCACTCAAGCGCTACCTATATTTAAAGTGCAAACTCGTTTGCAATCAGGTTTAGTCGAAGTCGCATTAGCCGAGTTTATTGCTGATAAAACCAATTGGCGCAATATGCTTAAAGGCCAAAATGATGTTATTGATTTAAAAGCCGCAGCCAGTGAACTCATTCCGCAAATTCAAGACAAACTCGATGAACTCGCGCAGTTATTTGGCGCAACTGCAATTGAGGTGCTCAATGAAGAAGTGGTTGATTTAAGCTACCCAGTTCAGGTTTATCCAAAGAAAATTAGCTCATTTAATTTTGATAAAGATCCCAGTATTTCTGCAGTTCTTCTCGGAGTTAAAGGCCAGTATCTCATTTTTGATACAGGCGTCATTAACATCCGAAAATTTACATCTTATGAAGTAAGTATTGATTTTTAG
- a CDS encoding EAL domain-containing protein has translation MFLFHKMALRMQFNAQRIRVAQVMSTQLITCDISMTLQQAAVQMRKHDVSAVFIANENQEIIGIWTESDCRKIDFTATAYSAQPIIEFMSQPVLHISKCAPLSDVAAVYHQHHIRHLLVVDENDRPCGMISLSDVVRNQGLEHYLNFRLVDQSYDRNVPVLPATDGIDTVARYMHERQVNAVLVFNASLQQMGIITERDLLNVVASEHIQHSCWSLASWPLETVTKETSLYRAYQQLTDNHIRHLVVVNSDEKICGMLSLSHIITDIEVAYMTELEMALTQRNQALKASQKSLFLAKQIINASLDGVMITDCHGTIFQVNPAFTTLTGYTAHEVVGQTPSILSSGKHDQAFYDQMWASLRREHMWQGEIWNKKKTGEVYLEWLTIIEIKEPDDELLYAAIFSDITERKKAEKRIISLAYFDELTHLPNRRLFSDRLDMALSMAHRDKSKLAVMFLDLDHFKQINDTMGHNVGDVLLKQVAERLQKCVHEGDTLARLGGDEFTLLLTNVKDEEQLTTFANVLLSQLKAPFKLNGLDVSITTSIGAAVYPTDATDSHNLLKHADIAMYRSKELGRNAFHLYKPVMNTRSLERLALETHFKKALRTDAFELFYQPKININSNQIAGVEALIRWQCNELGAISPAQFIPIAESLGLIVELDLWVINRACQQVQLWIAQDIPFEHVAINISALHFSQGNLVLAIKNALLQWQIPANRIEIEITESSFICSLSEAKSVLEELNELGIKIALDDFGTGFSALSYLTQLPINTLKIDASFIANIPEEYGNSQIVSAIIALAKSLHLGLVAEGVEQEKQLHFLKQLQCPVIQGYFFSEPLTAHECTAFIKQYNHPCI, from the coding sequence ATGTTTTTATTTCATAAAATGGCGCTAAGAATGCAGTTCAATGCTCAAAGGATCCGAGTTGCGCAAGTGATGTCAACTCAACTAATAACCTGTGATATCTCGATGACACTGCAGCAGGCTGCAGTACAGATGCGAAAGCATGATGTGAGTGCCGTTTTTATTGCCAATGAAAATCAAGAGATTATAGGGATTTGGACAGAATCAGACTGTAGGAAAATAGATTTTACCGCCACAGCTTACTCTGCTCAGCCCATCATAGAGTTTATGAGCCAGCCAGTCCTACATATTTCTAAGTGTGCACCTTTGAGTGATGTAGCTGCTGTGTATCATCAGCATCATATTCGTCATTTATTGGTCGTTGACGAAAATGATCGACCGTGTGGCATGATTAGCTTAAGCGATGTCGTTAGAAACCAAGGACTTGAGCATTATCTTAATTTCAGGTTAGTCGACCAAAGTTATGATCGAAACGTGCCTGTTTTACCTGCGACAGATGGTATCGATACGGTTGCCCGTTATATGCATGAGCGACAAGTAAATGCTGTGTTAGTGTTTAATGCATCATTACAACAAATGGGCATTATCACAGAGCGTGATTTACTCAATGTGGTGGCGAGCGAACATATTCAACATTCATGCTGGTCATTAGCGAGTTGGCCTTTAGAAACAGTGACAAAAGAAACAAGTTTGTATCGTGCTTATCAACAGTTGACAGATAATCACATTCGTCATTTAGTGGTTGTTAATTCAGATGAAAAAATATGCGGCATGTTATCCCTGAGTCATATCATTACAGATATTGAAGTCGCCTACATGACTGAATTAGAGATGGCATTGACGCAACGTAATCAAGCACTCAAAGCGTCTCAAAAGAGTCTGTTTTTAGCCAAGCAAATTATCAATGCATCATTAGATGGGGTGATGATTACAGATTGTCATGGCACTATTTTTCAAGTTAACCCAGCATTTACGACACTCACTGGATATACAGCGCATGAGGTGGTTGGCCAGACGCCGAGTATTTTAAGTTCAGGCAAGCATGATCAAGCTTTTTATGATCAAATGTGGGCCTCTTTACGCCGTGAGCATATGTGGCAAGGAGAAATTTGGAATAAAAAGAAAACTGGTGAGGTCTATCTGGAGTGGCTGACGATTATCGAAATCAAAGAGCCTGATGATGAGTTACTTTATGCTGCTATTTTTAGCGATATTACCGAGCGAAAAAAAGCCGAAAAGCGGATTATTTCACTGGCCTACTTTGATGAACTTACACATTTACCAAATCGTCGGCTGTTTAGCGATCGTCTAGATATGGCTTTGTCGATGGCCCACAGAGATAAAAGCAAGTTAGCCGTGATGTTCCTCGATCTCGATCATTTTAAACAAATTAATGACACTATGGGACACAATGTTGGTGATGTTCTCTTAAAGCAAGTGGCCGAACGTCTCCAAAAATGTGTTCATGAAGGGGATACATTGGCCCGTTTAGGTGGCGACGAATTCACATTATTACTCACTAATGTGAAGGACGAAGAGCAATTGACCACATTTGCAAATGTATTACTGTCGCAATTAAAAGCTCCATTTAAGCTCAATGGCCTCGATGTCTCGATTACCACCTCAATTGGCGCAGCCGTTTATCCTACAGATGCAACAGATTCACACAACTTATTGAAGCATGCTGACATTGCCATGTATCGCAGTAAAGAGCTAGGTCGAAATGCCTTTCATTTATATAAACCTGTGATGAATACACGCTCATTAGAAAGACTGGCGTTGGAAACACATTTTAAAAAAGCATTACGGACTGATGCATTTGAGCTGTTTTATCAACCTAAAATCAATATCAATAGCAATCAAATAGCGGGGGTTGAGGCGTTAATTCGATGGCAATGCAATGAGCTTGGCGCTATTTCACCTGCCCAATTTATTCCAATAGCAGAGTCACTCGGTTTGATTGTTGAGCTCGATTTGTGGGTGATTAACCGAGCATGTCAGCAAGTGCAGCTGTGGATAGCACAAGATATCCCCTTTGAGCATGTGGCAATAAACATATCGGCTTTGCATTTTTCGCAGGGAAACTTAGTACTGGCGATAAAAAATGCACTGTTACAATGGCAAATTCCAGCCAATCGGATAGAAATAGAAATCACCGAGAGTAGCTTTATTTGTTCTTTGAGCGAAGCGAAATCGGTTCTGGAAGAGCTAAATGAATTGGGAATAAAAATCGCATTAGATGATTTTGGTACTGGATTTTCGGCACTGAGTTATTTGACGCAATTACCAATCAATACATTAAAAATTGACGCTAGTTTCATTGCGAATATTCCTGAGGAGTACGGGAATAGCCAAATTGTTTCGGCGATTATCGCTTTGGCAAAAAGTTTACATTTAGGTTTAGTTGCTGAAGGGGTCGAACAAGAGAAACAATTACATTTCTTAAAACAATTACAGTGCCCAGTGATTCAAGGTTACTTTTTCAGTGAACCACTGACAGCACATGAGTGTACGGCCTTCATTAAACAGTACAATCATCCTTGCATTTAA
- a CDS encoding histone deacetylase family protein, translated as MRTAIISHPACRKHKMTAEHPECPERLDAISDRLLASGVDLEVQHKLAPKGTLEHIGLVHSDEHIKHILGNIPLDGLQDLDGDTWLCPDSFKAIERAVGAGVLAVDEIISGQLDAAFCSVRPPGHHANKDTSSGFCVVNNLAIAAQYALNLGVQRIAILDIDVHHGNGTQDIFVGDERVMFCSLFQHPFYPNTAIDSTAHILNSPLSAGQGGDELRTIVMNRWLPALTLFNPELIFISAGFDAHLEDDMGGLTLVEADYTWFTEQVIQLSKSCNSKGVISMLEGGYDLSSLGRSVTEHIKALAHG; from the coding sequence ATGCGTACAGCAATCATTTCTCATCCGGCTTGTCGAAAACATAAAATGACTGCAGAGCATCCTGAATGTCCTGAGCGGCTTGATGCCATTTCAGATCGGTTGTTAGCATCCGGTGTTGATCTGGAAGTACAACATAAGCTTGCACCTAAAGGCACGTTGGAACATATCGGACTCGTTCATAGTGATGAACACATAAAGCATATTTTGGGTAACATTCCACTGGATGGTTTACAAGATTTAGATGGCGATACATGGCTGTGTCCTGATAGCTTTAAAGCCATTGAGCGAGCAGTTGGTGCGGGTGTGTTGGCTGTTGATGAAATTATCTCGGGTCAATTAGATGCTGCTTTTTGTTCCGTCAGGCCGCCTGGGCATCATGCTAATAAAGACACGTCATCTGGGTTTTGTGTGGTGAATAATCTGGCGATTGCAGCTCAATATGCATTGAATTTAGGGGTTCAGCGTATCGCAATATTAGATATTGATGTGCACCATGGAAATGGGACTCAAGATATCTTCGTTGGAGATGAACGAGTGATGTTTTGTTCGTTGTTTCAACATCCTTTTTACCCGAATACGGCAATTGATAGTACCGCACACATACTCAATTCCCCATTAAGTGCAGGTCAAGGTGGCGATGAGTTGCGAACGATTGTGATGAACCGCTGGTTACCTGCGCTGACATTATTTAATCCTGAACTTATTTTTATCAGTGCAGGCTTTGATGCTCATTTAGAAGATGATATGGGCGGACTGACGTTAGTTGAGGCTGACTATACTTGGTTTACCGAGCAAGTGATTCAATTGAGCAAATCGTGCAATAGCAAAGGCGTTATTTCAATGCTTGAAGGAGGCTACGATTTATCTTCCTTAGGCCGCAGCGTAACAGAGCATATAAAAGCTTTGGCGCATGGCTAG